In Acinetobacter wanghuae, the sequence TGGGCGTTATATCCCTAATATAGCGCCCATACAGAGACACAGTGTTTAACACTGAATCTGATGCCTCAATTGTCCCTATCGTCTAGAGGCCTAGGACATCGCCCTTTCACGGCGGTAACCGGGGTTCGAATCCCCGTAGGGACGCCATATTCAAGATCATTCTTGTGATGGTCTTAGTAAAAAACCCAAGCATAATGACTTGGGTTTTTTATTGCCTGCAATTTCTCAGCAATATCCCGACGTCTACTTTTGGCTTTCGCTAAATTTGTGATTACAATAAGCCATTACCAAAATATATGGAACTGTAATGCAATACCGTTGCCCCCAATGTCAAAGTCCTAAAATTATGCCGGTTGCACAAGCAGGGCAAGCAACGCCACGCCCAGTTGTGCCTAAAAGTTTAGTCCTTTTAGTCCCTGCTCTGTTTATTTTGCTGCTCCTTGTGATTATTAGCATTGCCATGTGGATTTTTGGTGATGGCGCTGGCTCAACATTACAAACTGCGACCGTGATTGTTTTTATTATTACGTTAATTGCAGGCTTCATGTTCTACAAAGACTTGCCTGATTTCAAAATTTCAATGCAAGCCTTTATGCAAACTCAAAAAAAATGGAAATGCCGCGAATGTAATCATGAGTGGGAAATCTAAATTCTATAGATTTGAAAAGGCTGCTAAATGCAGCCTTTTTTACAGTAGCTACAATAAAATGTGAATGATTCAACAAAAATACAAAATAAACAGAAGTATTAAACGTTATCTTAAATGATGAAGAATGCTTATTTTTCGTTGCAACCAAGATTGCATTTGAGGAGACAGCGATATGATTCAAAATATCTTACATTTCTTGTCTTGTTTTCAAAAGAGCAGGATTTTGCGCTTAAAAGCATAGAAGGCGAAGCGGATCAATCCTTCCACAATGCGCAAAATTTTGAATTTCTATGCGCAAAAGCACCTCAACTTTCTATTTATACACCTTCGCATATCATTAAACTCAATCAAACCAATTCAGACCAAAGAAATGCCATGTGGCATTATCTGAACGCTGCCTTAAAAGGTCATGCTCAAGCACAATACAAATTAGGCTTGTCCTATTTAGAAGGCGATTTAGGCGCGGATCGTAATTATCGCTATGCAGAACAATGGCTTATGAAAGCCAAACAACAAGGTTATCAGCCCGCTGCAAATGCCTTAGCCAAAGCCTATAGCCAATTGGCACTTTAGTTTCAATGACGCACAAAAAAACCAGCTCGAAAGCTGGTTTTTTATTTAGATGGGATTAACCACCAATTTTGCGGTATTTCTGACGCTTCGCAACAAGGTCATCACCATCACGTTTTTGACGGTATGCTTCAAACTCAGCATAGTTACCTGTAAAGAATTCAGGTGTTTGACCTTCAAATGACAAGATGTGCGTTGCAATACGGTCAAGGAACCAACGGTCATGCGAGATCACCATTACTGTACCCGGGAAGACCAGAATCGCATCTTCAAGCGCACGTAAAGTTTCGATATCCAAGTCGTTCGATGGTTCATCGAGTAGGATGACGTTTGCGCCCATTTGCAGGATTTTCGCAAGTTGTAAACGGTTACGCTCACCACCTGACAATTGACCTACGCGTTTTTGCTGATCTTGACCTTTGAAGTTAAAGCGACCGATATACGCACGAGATGCGATTTCGTATTCACCAATCTTCAAGATATCTAAACCACCAGACACTTCTTCCCAAACGGTTTTGTTGTCATCTAAGGTGTCACGAATCTGACCGACATAAGCAACTTTCACCGAATCACCAAGTACCACAGTACCTGTATCTGGTTGTTGTTCGCCTGTCATCATACGGAATAGTGTAGTCTTACCTGCACCGTTCTCACCGACAATACCAACAATGGCAGCAGGTGGGACAACGAATGATAAATCTTTATAAAGCGTACGATCACCAAATGATTTACTGATGCCTTCAACTTCTACAACCTTATTCCCTAGGCGTGGACCAGGTGGAATGTAGATTTCAGAGGTTTCGTTACGCTGTTGGAATTCGCGTGAGTTAAGCTCTTCAAAACGCTCCATACGCGCTTTGTTTTTCTTTTGCTGACCTTTGGCATTTGAACGAACCCATTCAAGTTCTTTTTTCAATGCTTTAGCAAAAGATTCTTCTTGCTTGTTCTCTTGCTCTAGACGCGCATTTTTCTGCTCTAACCAAGAAGAATAGTTACCTTGATATGGAATACCCATACCGCGGTCAAGCTCAAGAATCCATTCAGCCACGTTATCCAAGAAATAACGGTCATGCGTAATCGCAACGATGGTACCTGAGAAGTCTTTCAAGAAACGTTCTAACCAAGATACAGATGATGCATCCAAATGGTTCGTCGGTTCATCGAGAAGCAACATATCTGGTTTAGACAACAGTAAGCGACAAAGTGCAACACGACGGCGTTCACCACCTGAAAGCAACTTCACATCTGCATCCCAAGCTGGAAGGTTTAATGCCGCAGCAGCTTGATCCATTTGGTTGACAATATTATGTGCATCCCAAGCATGGATAATCGCTTCTAGCTTTTCTTGCTCTTTTGCAAGTGCATCAAAATCAGCGTCTTCAGCTGCATATTCTGCAAACACTTCGTCAAGACGTGCCAAAGCGTCAAGTGGTTCACGTAAACCATCTTCAACGTTACCACGAACATCTTTAGTTTCATCTAAAGGTGGCTCTTGCTCTAGATAACCGATTTTAATACCCGGTTGTGCACGCGCTTCACCAGAGAAATCTTTATCTACGCCCGCCATAATACGAAGCAAGGTAGATTTACCTGCACCGTTTAAACCAAGCACACCAATTTTTGCACCTGGGAAAAATGATAAAGAGATGTCTTTTAAGATTTCGCGTTTCGGCGGAACCATTTTCGACACACGGTTCATCGTGTAAATATATTGGGCCACGTAGGACTCCTCAATAGTAAAACTAGAATGGGACGCAACTGCCGCCCCTGCTCAAAAAAGAGCGAAAAAATAATCGGCTATTATACGCAGAATATGCTGAAAACATAAGCCATAGATGCGAACTTCAATCTCTTGTAACAAGTTTATTTTAGATTGTTTTTTAATCAGTATTAAAAATACGCTTTTTAAACCCAAATACGACTTGTTTAGCATGAATAAAGATAAATATTTCGCTAAAAGTTCACTTTTTGATATATATGATAATGCTACACTCAACGTATAAATGAAACACAACAAGAGCATTTAAAATGACCTATAAAGCCGAAACCCTTGCCATTCATGCAGGTTATAGCCCTGAAGCAACCACCAAAGCCGTTGCCGTACCCATTTATCAAACCACTTCTTATGCCTTTGACAATACGCAACATGGTGCTGATCTTTTTGATCTTAAAGTTGCAGGAAATATTTATACGCGCATTATGAATCCGACCACGGCAGTGCTTGAACAGCGTGTTGCTGCACTTGAAGGTGGTATTGGCGCGTTAGCTTTAGCATCGGGCATGGCAGCCATTACCTATGCCATTCAAACCATTGCCGAAGCAGGCGATAATATTGCATCCGTTTCGACGCTGTATGGCGGGACTTATAATTTATTTGCACACACCTTACCCAAACAAGGTATTGAAGTTCGTTTCTTCGATTATCAAAAACCAGAAAGCTTACGTGATTTAATTGATGCAAAAACCAAATTGGTTTTTGTTGAATCGATTGGTAATCCGCTTGGCAATATTATCGACTTAGAAGAAATTGCAAAAATTGCCCATGAATATGGCGTACCTGTCATTGTCGATAATACGGTGGCAACGCCTGTCCTACAAAAATCATTCGATTTCGGTGCGGACATTGTGGTGCATTCACTGACTAAAATATATTGGCGGTCACGGTAATTCGATTGGTGGGATCATTGTCGACAGTGGTAAATTTCCATGGGGCAAACACGCAGAACGCTTCCCCGCTTTAAATACTCCTGATCCAAGTTATCACGGTGTAAATTACGTGGAAGCATTAGGCGAAGCCGCTTATATTGCGCGTGCCCGCGTGGTGCCACTACGTAATACAGGCGCTGCGATCAGCCCGCAAAATGTCTTTTTGATTCTGCAAGGTTTAGAAACTTTAAGTTTACGTATGGAACGTCATACTGAAAATGCGCTTAAGGTCGCTGAATATTTACAA encodes:
- a CDS encoding SEL1-like repeat protein, whose protein sequence is MFSKEQDFALKSIEGEADQSFHNAQNFEFLCAKAPQLSIYTPSHIIKLNQTNSDQRNAMWHYLNAALKGHAQAQYKLGLSYLEGDLGADRNYRYAEQWLMKAKQQGYQPAANALAKAYSQLAL
- the ettA gene encoding energy-dependent translational throttle protein EttA, which translates into the protein MAQYIYTMNRVSKMVPPKREILKDISLSFFPGAKIGVLGLNGAGKSTLLRIMAGVDKDFSGEARAQPGIKIGYLEQEPPLDETKDVRGNVEDGLREPLDALARLDEVFAEYAAEDADFDALAKEQEKLEAIIHAWDAHNIVNQMDQAAAALNLPAWDADVKLLSGGERRRVALCRLLLSKPDMLLLDEPTNHLDASSVSWLERFLKDFSGTIVAITHDRYFLDNVAEWILELDRGMGIPYQGNYSSWLEQKNARLEQENKQEESFAKALKKELEWVRSNAKGQQKKNKARMERFEELNSREFQQRNETSEIYIPPGPRLGNKVVEVEGISKSFGDRTLYKDLSFVVPPAAIVGIVGENGAGKTTLFRMMTGEQQPDTGTVVLGDSVKVAYVGQIRDTLDDNKTVWEEVSGGLDILKIGEYEIASRAYIGRFNFKGQDQQKRVGQLSGGERNRLQLAKILQMGANVILLDEPSNDLDIETLRALEDAILVFPGTVMVISHDRWFLDRIATHILSFEGQTPEFFTGNYAEFEAYRQKRDGDDLVAKRQKYRKIGG